In Fimbriimonadales bacterium, the following are encoded in one genomic region:
- a CDS encoding sigma-70 family RNA polymerase sigma factor, which produces MKNKEIKKLSEGTHRLDYSEAVVCEYVQTRNPKLRDKIVTLYSDMVHRIARRFSGIEAQEDLIQVGFIGLLNALSLYEPDKGVRFSTYATHLVAGAMKHYLRDRSKMIREPAWLQEIRHRVNKTAERLHQESGRNPIPEEISQSTDIPLETVREVLATNDLFRVTSLSSASSSEEEETEDMDLAGDCQELLNFEDRLLLERAISELRGLEQQVLLLFHVESMNQTEIAAQLGISCNYVSHILRQSLTKLRATLANEEKLAKALLRQAEQLPADVIDDATGVYSEHFLVARLDEECTRAASEGLSVGYIAIRFDGLNTLRRFYGPDALTHFLKDAAKFIRSGVRRLDTVGRVGETGFGIVLPGLEKTVHVVSQRLKSRLHNWQSNVLRLGAGITIHFGESCYPKDGRTAKQLIAAAKLVPFASTASEAA; this is translated from the coding sequence ATGAAAAACAAGGAGATTAAGAAATTGTCGGAAGGAACACACCGTTTGGATTATTCGGAAGCCGTGGTATGCGAGTATGTCCAAACGCGAAATCCCAAATTAAGAGACAAAATCGTCACTTTGTATTCGGATATGGTTCATCGAATCGCTCGAAGATTCTCCGGTATCGAAGCACAAGAAGATTTGATTCAAGTCGGATTCATTGGCCTTCTGAATGCTTTGAGTCTCTATGAACCGGATAAAGGCGTACGATTCAGTACATACGCTACCCATCTCGTTGCAGGTGCGATGAAACATTATCTTCGTGACCGTTCGAAGATGATTCGAGAACCCGCTTGGTTACAAGAAATCCGACATCGTGTGAACAAAACTGCTGAGCGACTCCATCAAGAGTCCGGCAGAAATCCAATACCAGAAGAAATTTCGCAATCTACCGATATCCCGCTCGAAACGGTAAGAGAAGTTTTAGCAACCAATGACCTTTTTCGAGTGACGAGCCTGAGTTCTGCTTCTTCTTCTGAAGAAGAGGAAACAGAAGATATGGATTTAGCAGGCGATTGCCAGGAGTTGCTGAATTTCGAAGACCGCCTACTGTTGGAAAGAGCAATTAGTGAATTGCGAGGTTTGGAACAACAAGTTTTATTGCTTTTTCACGTCGAATCCATGAATCAAACCGAAATTGCCGCACAATTGGGAATTTCCTGTAACTATGTCTCTCATATTTTGAGACAATCTCTCACGAAACTTCGAGCGACTTTGGCGAACGAGGAAAAACTTGCGAAAGCGCTCCTTCGACAAGCGGAGCAGTTGCCAGCAGACGTCATTGACGATGCAACAGGAGTGTATTCCGAACATTTCCTCGTTGCCCGTTTGGACGAAGAATGTACACGCGCTGCAAGCGAAGGGTTGTCCGTCGGTTACATCGCTATACGTTTCGATGGGCTCAATACATTGCGAAGATTTTATGGACCAGACGCTCTCACGCATTTTCTGAAGGACGCCGCGAAATTCATCCGCTCCGGCGTGCGAAGACTCGATACGGTCGGACGTGTCGGTGAGACAGGTTTCGGCATCGTTCTTCCTGGTTTGGAAAAAACGGTTCATGTAGTCAGTCAAAGATTGAAATCTCGTTTACACAACTGGCAATCGAATGTGCTTCGTTTAGGAGCGGGAATTACGATTCACTTCGGAGAATCTTGCTATCCGAAAGATGGACGTACGGCGAAACAACTCATTGCCGCGGCAAAGTTGGTTCCTTTCGCTTCGACTGCGAGTGAAGCCGCGTA
- a CDS encoding type II secretion system F family protein — protein MPKYAYSAIDSAGRTLKGVLEADNEQLVLQKLHEQQLHVTELKPVKGAIGGSKSLLKARKPKLKNLVVFSRQFATMVDAGIPMLRCLEILSSQTKDPALKVAASEVANDVRGGLSLNESLAKHPHVFSKLYVNMIRAAELGGILDMILDRLAGFLEYEMEVRGKIKSAMMYPVLVLMFSIIMLFALFTFILPKFKEIFEGMNVEIPPVTKFLFSIGDFFQSYWWAIIGFAAGAFIGFKIWERTEKGRYQLDYLKLRMPIVGEIVLKMSIARFARTFGTLISSGVPMMRSLEIVGETSNNRVLINAIESARNSIREGQKLSAPLAASGLFPSMVTHMVDIGEESGRLSEMLVKVGDFYDQEVESTVKGLTSMIEPLLIIIMGVIVGFIAISVMTPIFKLVNSVS, from the coding sequence ATGCCCAAATATGCATATAGTGCGATAGATTCTGCTGGGCGCACTCTCAAAGGTGTGCTCGAGGCTGATAACGAGCAATTGGTTCTGCAAAAACTTCATGAGCAGCAACTGCACGTAACAGAATTAAAGCCTGTAAAGGGTGCTATCGGCGGTTCGAAGTCGCTTTTGAAAGCGCGCAAACCGAAACTGAAAAACTTGGTGGTGTTCAGCCGCCAATTCGCTACGATGGTAGATGCGGGTATTCCTATGCTCCGCTGTTTAGAAATTCTCTCAAGTCAAACAAAAGACCCTGCGCTCAAAGTAGCGGCATCGGAAGTAGCGAACGATGTCAGGGGGGGTTTGAGCTTGAACGAATCCTTGGCGAAGCATCCGCATGTGTTCAGCAAATTGTATGTGAACATGATTCGAGCGGCGGAATTGGGCGGAATTCTCGATATGATTTTAGACCGCCTCGCCGGTTTCTTGGAATACGAGATGGAAGTGCGCGGAAAGATAAAAAGCGCGATGATGTATCCCGTTCTCGTACTCATGTTTTCTATCATCATGCTTTTTGCACTGTTCACGTTCATCCTTCCGAAATTCAAAGAAATCTTCGAGGGCATGAATGTAGAGATTCCTCCGGTTACGAAATTCTTGTTTTCTATCGGAGATTTCTTCCAATCTTATTGGTGGGCAATCATCGGTTTTGCGGCAGGGGCGTTCATCGGATTCAAGATTTGGGAACGCACCGAAAAGGGTCGGTATCAACTGGATTATTTAAAACTCCGAATGCCCATCGTCGGGGAAATTGTCCTTAAGATGTCCATTGCACGTTTTGCAAGAACCTTCGGGACGTTGATTTCTTCAGGAGTGCCGATGATGCGTTCGCTGGAAATCGTGGGCGAAACCTCGAACAACCGCGTGTTGATTAATGCAATTGAAAGCGCGCGAAACTCCATTCGAGAAGGTCAAAAATTGAGCGCGCCACTTGCAGCGAGTGGTTTGTTCCCTTCGATGGTAACGCACATGGTGGATATCGGGGAAGAAAGCGGACGTCTCAGTGAAATGCTCGTGAAGGTCGGCGACTTTTATGACCAAGAAGTCGAATCCACCGTCAAAGGTCTTACTTCGATGATCGAGCCGTTGCTCATCATCATCATGGGTGTGATCGTCGGATTTATAGCAATTTCCGTGATGACGCCAATCTTCAAATTGGTCAACTCGGTTTCCTAA
- a CDS encoding PilZ domain-containing protein, with product MEVRKVARFSKVWIENCRFVNKIGQIRSLLIGQPQRERRATERYPLFEMAMIWRPNGLGKICLGPGLITNAGVGGLQIKTRVETKPEDELILEIGPPSGRVMIPGDVRYCRPSENGCGICTIGIRFAPVTRTERQALAKFLLTLKDRVPE from the coding sequence ATGGAGGTGCGAAAAGTTGCGAGATTCTCTAAAGTTTGGATAGAAAACTGCCGATTCGTAAATAAGATAGGACAAATCAGGAGTTTACTCATAGGGCAGCCACAAAGAGAACGACGCGCTACAGAACGCTATCCTCTTTTCGAGATGGCGATGATTTGGCGCCCGAACGGACTCGGCAAAATATGCCTCGGTCCAGGTTTGATTACGAATGCAGGGGTAGGCGGATTACAGATTAAAACCCGTGTAGAGACAAAACCCGAGGACGAACTTATATTGGAAATTGGTCCTCCGAGCGGTCGGGTTATGATTCCGGGCGATGTTCGTTACTGCAGACCTTCAGAAAATGGTTGTGGGATTTGTACGATAGGAATACGTTTCGCTCCCGTGACTCGGACAGAACGACAAGCCCTTGCTAAATTCCTACTGACTTTAAAAGACAGAGTTCCTGAATAA